A stretch of [Clostridium] innocuum DNA encodes these proteins:
- a CDS encoding AAA family ATPase has translation MVAFLGNVFSAALKTNNALEKGILTGCLRIAKESTPQAGFSLFTGLNNFKVLSIFDETSKQRFGFTQNEIDSLLLDYQANEYQGQVKE, from the coding sequence ATGGTTGCTTTCCTTGGAAATGTATTCAGTGCTGCTTTAAAAACAAACAATGCCTTAGAGAAAGGGATACTGACAGGCTGTTTAAGGATTGCGAAAGAATCGACACCACAGGCGGGCTTTAGCCTTTTTACTGGACTGAATAATTTTAAGGTGCTTTCTATTTTTGATGAGACCTCCAAACAGCGATTTGGCTTCACGCAGAATGAAATCGATTCCTTGTTGCTTGATTATCAGGCAAATGAATATCAGGGGCAGGTAAAGGAATGA
- a CDS encoding AAA family ATPase, translating to MLYYFFSIKQKESAYLFEGLDITKDAQVMKLQNQYPVIFLTLKDMKNNTFEKQLTMFSYLMQEIIRNNHELLTSERINEFDKERMKSLYRGAQNEVELQNALRFISGCLEQHYQKQVIILIDE from the coding sequence GTGCTGTATTATTTCTTTTCAATCAAACAAAAGGAAAGCGCTTATCTGTTTGAGGGATTGGATATCACAAAAGATGCGCAGGTTATGAAACTACAGAATCAGTATCCGGTTATTTTTCTTACTTTAAAAGATATGAAAAATAATACCTTTGAAAAACAACTGACAATGTTTTCCTATCTGATGCAGGAAATCATTAGAAATAATCATGAATTGCTAACAAGTGAGCGGATCAATGAATTTGACAAGGAGCGAATGAAAAGTTTATACCGTGGTGCACAAAATGAAGTGGAGCTGCAAAATGCTTTAAGATTCATTTCGGGATGTCTGGAACAACATTATCAAAAGCAGGTAATCATACTCATCGATGAATAG
- a CDS encoding AAA family ATPase, with protein MKALPIGIENFKEMIDHQYYYVDKTNFIKDVCNEKVALYTRPRRFHRNSVDTFGIRQEAR; from the coding sequence ATGAAAGCTTTGCCAATCGGTATAGAAAATTTCAAAGAAATGATTGATCATCAATATTATTATGTCGATAAAACGAACTTTATCAAAGATGTATGCAATGAAAAAGTAGCGTTATATACAAGACCGAGGCGATTTCACCGAAATAGTGTCGATACCTTTGGTATCCGACAAGAGGCGCGCTAG
- a CDS encoding SpoIIE family protein phosphatase, giving the protein MNKRLKGKFSIHAEDLACAGISIILGTLASPLSYTLAFLYVSYSYMRTIREAMISVFFILLCSLTRGILPAYSYALGFACYFVIIHMVKVMNQNLYQWMPYLTALLSAAFSVQQYGLHNTAVILPVLSFVLMQELFADYQWIQKGMLHNACMRGILLFTIGLLGVELLPVYAQEVIMITMLLIALSSNAWITVTVALMIYFLLDIRVLPALVLTVLLSVLKKERKSAMLLLLGACFLYPDNTEDLIYLLLCMSGVLLVPANAASLHMSTELQNEQEYRLSQTSMLKRQMQNYANIFQSLSEYYAQISDVQAELLANMSNALQYNADAIRKIDGYEKDTVRVAKALEGYQYDVRELSIEEPKEGCIQVCVEIANIKRGEIRTTLLPLLEVLLHRNLQIADIRNRKFMRGYHSITVCDDIPFVIDAYADSVKNSYTSSGDTFSIFRFRQSVVCMISDGMGNGERAAQSSRLITNIFQRMMVSGIPQDSAIKCINKLIQSDTYATLDVICFNRSQGVAYISKSAACPTFLLRDDQIYEINGSALPVGIISQMQPDCFQVDVKAGDEYLMISDGIYMNEIYKWLNQRTQTSVKADVESFTELLKKTRRKDDSTIVLAKVDEV; this is encoded by the coding sequence ATGAACAAGAGACTGAAGGGGAAATTTTCCATTCATGCGGAGGATTTGGCCTGTGCCGGAATTTCAATAATTCTTGGTACACTGGCTTCTCCGCTTAGTTATACACTTGCATTTCTGTATGTATCCTATTCCTATATGCGTACAATCCGGGAAGCAATGATCAGCGTATTTTTTATTCTTCTTTGCTCGTTAACCAGAGGAATTCTGCCGGCGTACAGCTATGCGCTTGGCTTTGCCTGTTACTTTGTGATTATTCATATGGTTAAGGTGATGAATCAGAATTTATACCAGTGGATGCCGTATCTGACAGCACTGTTAAGTGCGGCGTTCAGTGTCCAGCAGTATGGACTGCACAATACGGCTGTGATTCTGCCGGTACTGAGCTTTGTGTTGATGCAGGAGCTGTTTGCGGATTATCAGTGGATTCAGAAGGGGATGCTGCATAATGCCTGCATGCGGGGAATTCTGCTGTTTACCATCGGCTTATTGGGGGTGGAGCTGTTACCAGTATATGCACAGGAGGTCATTATGATTACCATGCTGCTGATTGCTTTATCAAGCAATGCATGGATCACAGTGACTGTGGCGCTGATGATATATTTCCTGCTGGATATCCGTGTGCTGCCGGCACTTGTCCTTACGGTTCTTTTAAGTGTTTTGAAAAAGGAGCGCAAGAGTGCCATGCTGCTGTTGCTGGGTGCATGTTTCCTGTATCCGGATAATACAGAGGATTTGATATATCTGCTGCTGTGTATGAGCGGTGTTCTGCTTGTACCGGCGAATGCAGCTTCCCTGCATATGAGTACGGAGCTTCAAAATGAACAGGAGTACCGGCTTTCTCAGACGAGTATGCTAAAGCGGCAGATGCAGAATTATGCCAATATCTTTCAATCCCTGTCGGAATATTATGCACAGATCAGTGATGTGCAGGCTGAACTGCTTGCCAATATGTCCAATGCTTTGCAATATAATGCAGACGCCATACGAAAAATAGACGGCTACGAAAAGGATACGGTACGTGTCGCCAAGGCGCTGGAAGGCTATCAATATGATGTGCGTGAGCTGAGTATTGAAGAGCCGAAGGAGGGCTGTATACAGGTTTGTGTGGAAATAGCAAATATCAAACGCGGAGAAATACGAACCACGCTGCTTCCGCTGCTTGAGGTCCTGCTTCACCGAAATCTGCAGATCGCGGACATTCGCAATCGAAAATTCATGCGCGGCTATCATTCCATCACCGTCTGTGATGATATTCCCTTTGTCATTGATGCCTATGCGGACAGTGTAAAAAACTCCTACACCTCCAGCGGGGACACCTTTTCCATCTTCAGATTCCGTCAGAGTGTGGTGTGCATGATTTCGGATGGTATGGGAAACGGTGAGCGTGCTGCCCAAAGCTCACGCCTGATTACGAATATTTTCCAACGTATGATGGTCAGTGGAATTCCACAGGACAGCGCCATCAAATGTATAAACAAGCTGATTCAAAGCGATACCTATGCAACGCTGGATGTCATCTGCTTTAACCGTTCACAGGGGGTTGCCTACATATCAAAATCCGCAGCCTGTCCGACATTTCTGCTGCGGGATGATCAGATATATGAAATTAACGGCAGTGCGTTGCCTGTGGGAATCATCAGTCAGATGCAGCCGGACTGCTTCCAGGTTGATGTAAAGGCAGGGGATGAATACCTTATGATATCTGATGGCATATATATGAATGAGATTTATAAATGGCTCAATCAGAGGACACAGACAAGTGTGAAGGCGGATGTGGAAAGCTTTACGGAGCTGTTAAAAAAGACAAGACGTAAGGACGATTCTACGATTGTACTGGCCAAAGTGGATGAGGTTTAG
- a CDS encoding undecaprenyl/decaprenyl-phosphate alpha-N-acetylglucosaminyl 1-phosphate transferase, with the protein MDWLKYLIIPLALSALITPFLKIVAYRLDIYAQVNERTVHKGKIARIGGVAIYISFVVCMAVFMKTDMTINGILIGGTIMFIGGLIDDMVNLKPKYKLAFEVAAAIVLMTVGKVSLDVIRLPMGISIDMGLVSFIVTFVWIIGITNAVNLIDGLDGLAGGISAIILVVIACLSVIEGRLDIQTMSLILAGATMGFLLYNSHPASIFMGDCGALFLGFIISAISLLGFKSSTIMTLALPILLLAVPIVDTIGAILRRKLSGHKFSEADKNHLHHLLMQRFGHRNTVIILYVVTALFGFTAYIYLINKATGFLVLFIIALVVELFIEFSGMISKQYHPLLSIANSIQKRARKLYRKFSKKSPDTKQEK; encoded by the coding sequence ATGGATTGGCTGAAATATCTGATTATTCCATTGGCCTTATCCGCACTGATTACTCCTTTTCTGAAAATCGTCGCCTACCGGCTGGATATTTATGCACAGGTGAATGAGCGAACCGTACATAAGGGAAAAATCGCACGTATTGGCGGTGTAGCCATTTATATATCCTTTGTCGTGTGCATGGCGGTTTTTATGAAGACGGATATGACCATCAACGGTATTCTGATTGGTGGGACAATCATGTTCATAGGCGGTCTGATCGATGATATGGTCAATCTGAAACCGAAGTATAAGCTTGCATTTGAAGTTGCTGCCGCCATCGTTTTGATGACAGTGGGAAAGGTTTCACTCGATGTGATCCGTCTGCCGATGGGAATTTCCATCGATATGGGACTGGTATCCTTTATTGTAACCTTTGTGTGGATTATCGGTATCACCAATGCGGTGAACCTGATTGACGGACTGGATGGTCTGGCAGGGGGAATCTCTGCGATTATTCTGGTTGTCATTGCATGTCTTTCCGTGATCGAGGGACGTCTGGATATCCAGACGATGTCTTTGATTCTGGCAGGGGCAACCATGGGGTTTCTGCTGTATAATTCACATCCGGCAAGTATTTTCATGGGGGACTGCGGAGCCTTGTTTCTGGGCTTTATTATATCCGCTATCTCATTGCTGGGCTTCAAGAGCTCCACGATTATGACACTGGCACTTCCGATTCTGCTGCTGGCGGTTCCCATTGTGGATACCATTGGGGCAATTTTGAGAAGAAAGCTGAGTGGGCATAAATTTTCCGAAGCCGACAAGAACCATCTGCACCATCTGCTGATGCAGCGGTTCGGACATCGCAATACGGTCATTATTTTGTATGTGGTGACTGCGCTGTTCGGCTTTACAGCGTACATCTATCTGATAAATAAAGCGACAGGATTTCTTGTTTTGTTTATCATCGCACTGGTTGTTGAGCTGTTTATCGAGTTTTCCGGGATGATATCCAAGCAGTATCACCCGTTGCTGTCGATAGCGAATTCCATTCAGAAGCGTGCCAGAAAGCTGTATCGGAAATTTTCAAAGAAAAGTCCGGATACGAAACAGGAAAAATAG